The Manis javanica isolate MJ-LG chromosome 6, MJ_LKY, whole genome shotgun sequence genome contains a region encoding:
- the CCT8L2 gene encoding LOW QUALITY PROTEIN: T-complex protein 1 subunit theta-like 2 (The sequence of the model RefSeq protein was modified relative to this genomic sequence to represent the inferred CDS: inserted 3 bases in 2 codons; substituted 1 base at 1 genomic stop codon), producing MAPQDLESLGHAPTKALTCFPPFLLAPSERQPSKSETTTDFIGLTPHPLPSWPLPTSLHFTSIPDHCSLPGTVVMAPDASVTLSFPPHSAQPGLPTSHPSVTSPPALVPRATLCLHRAKICPSYQASQAPGAPFGSVRGGPAACALGRASLPRAWSACLSGLRLVGLRWLPAPTPCGAPEAAAAAPRAARTQRAPGSRPSMGSRAPSALELRERRGPGSRPAGDRPPLGSLAAARARPSGLPAEAPREQAEHLLRAGPARPQLRTLPPCLAVRAPGPLCGDEHARSGPDAPPAQAAGPGEHAGCAPREDARLPPGPALPGRLCGQVTGVLEGAGVARFACASRPARPHAPATALPSSPADLTKFEKGSEKLTEEQVAQLAINVAVVWGEIDEPALTRAQEHSLMLAQAGSPRDMVXLSGVLCTPLMTHLFPPLKPGKCQKVYQQGLGEDLAVXEWECPGSPALTMVLRGATXQGLRGAEQAAYHGIDAYFQLCQNPRLLPGARATEMALGKRLSEEGTKLEGPNGPAFLAFAQALQSLPETLAENMGLAVSEVMAEMNGTHQAGHFLIGVGVKGIINVAQEVGDTLLARAQGLGAAAGVALQLMTVDEIVVAKKNPTHQQDLNPDPKKAKERPSPVEKRVLRTNK from the exons ATGGCTCCCCAGGACTTGGAGAGCCTGGGCCACGCTCCAACCAAAGCTCTCACctgtttccctcccttcctcctggccccGAGCGAGCGCCAGCCCTCCAAAAGCGAGACAACAACAGACTTCATCGGGCTGacaccccacccccttcccagctGGCCACTTCCTACTTCTTTACACTTCACATCCATCCCTGACCACTGCTCTCTCCCTGGGACAGTGGTTATGGCCCCGGATGCGTCTGTGACGCTGTCCTTCCCCCCTCACAGTGCTCAGCCT GGCCTCCCAACTAGCCATCCTTCTGTCACCTCACCGCCTGCCCTGGTGCCACGTGCCACTCTGTGCCTTCATCGGGCTAAGATCTGCCCCAGCTACCAAGCTTCGCAGGCCCCAGGGGCCCCTTTCGGATCAGTGCGCGGGGGGCCTGCGGCCTGCGCCCTCGGCAGAGCGTCCCTGCCCCGCGCCTGGAGCGCCTGCCTTTCCGGACTCCGGCTGGTCGGCCTTCGGTGGCTGCCCGCACCGACCCCTTGCGGAGCCCCAGAGGCCGCTGCCGCCGCTCCTCGCGCGGCCCGGACCCAGCGGGCGCCGGGCTCGCGGCCGTCCATGGGCAGCAGGGCCCCTTCGGCGCTGGAGCTACGCGAGCGTCGGGGCCCGGGGAGTCGGCCGGCCGGGGACAGGCCTCCGCTCGGCAGCCTGGCAGCGGCGCGGGCGCGGCCTTCGGGCCTGCCGGCGGAGGCCCCGCGGGAGCAGGCCGAGCACCTGCTGCGGGCCGGCCCCGCGCGCCCCCAACTACGCACGCTGCCGCCCTGCCTGGCCGTCCGGGCCCCGGGCCCCCTGTGCGGTGATGAACACGCACGCTCCGGCCCAGACGCACCACCTGCCCAGGCTGCTGGCCCAGGCGAGCACGCGGGGTGTGCGCCCCGCGAGGACGCGCGCCTGCCCCCGGGGCCGGCCTTGCCCGGGAGGCTCTGCGGCCAGGTGACTGGGGTGCTGGAGGGCGCCGGGGTGGCGCGCTTTGCTTGCGCCTCTCGTCCCGCCCGTCCACATGCGCCGGCCACCGCCCTGCCCTCCAGTCCTGCGGACCTGACTAAATTTGAGAAAGGAAGTGAGAAACTGACGGAAGAGCAAGTGGCCCAGCTGGCCATCAACGTGGCCGTGGTTTGGGGGGAAATCGACGAGCCGGCCCTGACGCGGGCGCAAGAGCACAGCCTCATGTTGGCTCAAGCCGGGTCCCCGAGGGATATGGTTTAGCTGAGTGGGGTGCTCTGCACACCTTTGATGACCCATCTGTTTCCTCCCCTAAAGCCAGGCAAGTGCCAGAAAGTGTACCAGCAAGGGCTGGGAGAGGACTTGGCCG GTGAGTGGGAATGCCCAGGCAGCCCTGCCCTCACCATGGTCCTCAGGGGGGCCAC ACAGGGGCTGCGGGGTGCAGAGCAGGCTGCCTACCATGGCATTGATGCCTATTTCCAGTTATGTCAGAACCCCAGACTGCTTCCAGGGGCTAGGGCGACCGAGATGGCTTTAGGAAAAAGACTTTCAGAGGAAGGCACCAAACTGGAAGGGCCTAATGGTCCTGCCTTCCTAGCATTTGCCCAGGCGCTACAGTCTCTTCCTGAAACCTTGGCAGAGAACATGGGCTTAGCTGTCTCCGAGGTGATGGCAGAAATGAATGGCACTCACCAAGCTGGGCACTTCCTAATAGGAGTGGGAGTCAAAGGGATAATAAACGTGGCCCAAGAAGTGGGGGACACCCTGCTAGCCAGAGCTCAGGGACTAGGAGCTGCAGCTGGTGTGGCCCTACAGCTCATGACTGTAGATGAGATTGTGGTGGCCAAGAAAAATCCCACACATCAGCAGGACTTGAATCCTGATCCTAAGAAGGCAAAGGAACGCCCATCTCCTGTGGAAAAGAGAGTTCTTAGAACAAACAAATAG